In one window of Tumebacillus amylolyticus DNA:
- a CDS encoding DUF2922 domain-containing protein: MEKRDLELYFTTSLKKKVKLVIPEPKPDITTTEIHAVMDLVIEKGIFGFPQGLAVEKLSARIVESNVQKIEI, from the coding sequence ATGGAAAAACGCGATCTCGAACTCTACTTCACCACCAGCCTCAAGAAAAAAGTCAAACTCGTCATCCCGGAACCGAAGCCGGACATCACCACCACCGAAATCCACGCCGTCATGGACCTCGTGATCGAAAAAGGAATCTTCGGATTCCCCCAAGGTCTCGCCGTCGAGAAACTCTCGGCCCGCATCGTCGAGTCGAACGTGCAGAAGATCGAGATCTAG
- a CDS encoding DUF1659 domain-containing protein — MINTNQGLTSMALRLQTGFDEKGAPQFKDKTYSRVLPTATQDDVFAVGEALASLSSYKLHHIQLLSREDLTRI, encoded by the coding sequence ATGATCAACACCAACCAAGGCTTAACGAGCATGGCGCTTCGTCTGCAAACCGGATTCGATGAGAAAGGCGCACCGCAGTTCAAGGACAAAACCTACTCCCGCGTGCTGCCGACCGCCACGCAGGACGACGTGTTCGCCGTGGGCGAAGCACTCGCTAGCCTCAGCTCCTACAAGCTCCACCACATCCAACTCCTCAGCCGTGAAGACCTGACCCGCATCTAA